TAAATGTGGGCAAGgtaactagatttttttttctatttactgcattttaaaaggtgttttgatttgtttcacAAAGGAGGATATTTGCCCGGCTATGACTGACTGCTCAACTGATCTTAAATTTTGTAGCCCTTAGTGGCTATTAACAGCTCAGTGAAAGATGATAATCCATGTTAAAGTGACTAACACCTGTTCTGTAAgtcaagattatttttttctactaaGGAAATTTAAAAGACCATTTTGAATGTGTTACCAATCTTTTTGTTCAGGTTTTGGCACTTAATTATGGATAATGCCTTATTGTTACATTAAGTTATGTGCTTTTGGCAACATAGTTAATTCTGTGTaagtttttgtcattttaataaCAGTGTGGCTGATCATTTTTCATCCAGGttaccatcagctgtgtcacacACCAAATATTGATTCCAGCGTGATTGATTCAGATGATAAATGGCTCTGTCGACAGTGTGTAtttgcaacaacaacaaaggtatgtttctggaaaaaaatgttaatacaTTTCATATTGCATGCATCTTTGTTTTTGAAATTGAAACAATAAAAAGATATatcatttttttcagtgatttcttttttatctttgatCTGAACTCAAATTTTGTGTGTTGAGAAGTAATactattttctttagaaattgaCCATATTACACTTTTAAACAAACATGCTagtataaaaacataaatacacCTGATAATATTTGACTTGCaagttatgaaaaaaattaaaacttttctaaaatcaaatgaaaagctttgaaaGTTTCAGAAATGCATGACTGGTTTTTGTAAACTACTGTATCTGTTCTggcccagagaggtggtgcGCTTAAGAAAGGACCAAATGCCAAAGCACTGCAAGTCATGAAACAAACGTTACCATATAATGCAACAGACCTTGAGTGGGATGCAGGTCATAAAACCAACGTCCAGCAGTGTTACTGCTATTGTGGAGGACCTGGAGAGTAAGTAAATGGATAATATGTAAGAACTTTTCTCTACTGCAGCTCCAAACTTGGACTCTCTTCTTCTAGACTTCCTTTTGAACTCGCtagtttttgtttctgttgtgtgTGCATATCAGAAACTGGATGCAAAGTGGGATTTTGAATTCTCTGTACGTTTGTGAAGTACCTCACAGTGggaaatatattaatttcttttcttgtcccatgaaatattttggtttgttttaattttgtcatGTGGCCATCACACTACATTCACATCACACTACAGTCTGTAATGAGCaagaaatttttttgtcttgctaCTTTTGATGTGTTGAGTCTGGATGAGGTTGTTTGTTGATGATCTTGCAATTCTAGGCAGAATTTTTCTGATGTTAACTCAGCTCTGTCATAagtcacaaaaataaatgtaccTAGAGATTAGTTTATTAAATTTTGTTGGAATAGACCGCTCTCATATCCTGGTTTTCAGTGACTGGCAGGGAAACGATTTTATTTCCCCTCTTATGGCATTACAGAGTCCTCTGCTGGTTCTTTTTTACAAGAAAGGCAAAACCAGGACTTCTTAAGCAGGTAGAGATGAGTACTCTGGTGTCTGCATGCATGAGTGAAAGAATAAGACAGCATTGTAGATCTGAGGTCAAGGCAAGTAAAGAGTCCcacaaaaagcaaagtttttgAGGGTATACACATAGGACAGAGCTCTGGTGTGAGACTTGAACAAACATGGCTGTCAGCTTTGCATGGTTCCCTTTCTGAAGGGAgaagctgaaaaaggaaaaggtgtaAACTATGAGGTTTCTTTTGAGGATTCAAGTAGTTGGATCCCCAGAACAAATGTTTGTGACTTAATGCAGTTGTGTTGTGCTTTAGAAAGTAACAAGGAAGCTAAATCTAGTATGTGAGAAGGAGTTTCTGTGGAGTTCCTTAATTTTTACTGAATTAAAAGGTGGATGTCAGAgtaaattaaattgtttttttcttaatttaataatttaattaattcttttacTAGGCTATCTTTTGTTATTCCTCACTGTCTTTCCTAGTAATTTATTATGGAATTAAATGTTACTGAAATATCCAAAGAGATGACTGTTTTGTAAACTGCAAATCAGTTTGGGTCAAAAGAtccctttttatttaatttaaatataatgaaGAAACATTTGTCAGTAACTTTTTAAACACATCTTGTGTCTCTTTCTGTTGTTGAAGCTGGTATCTAAAGATGTTGCAGTGCTGCAAATGTAAACAGTGGTTTCATGAGGCTTGTGTGCAGTGCCTCCAAAAGCCAATGCTTTTTGGTGACAGGTAAGAAAATTAAGCTGTATTTTGTTGgttgtgtttatttaaaatgtgagGGAAATCTCACATATGAGCTTTTATTAGGGCATCCGTAACACAACAGTGTTTTTCAAAAAGGGCTTGAGTTTTGAGTAGAAGCTTATACACAGGACATCCTGTGCTTGGGTGCCAGGAAAATGCATCATTTTCATCTCAGTTGAGCAGGATGCAGTGGTGGGTGGTGGAGAGGTCACCAATAGACAGCGGGATTGCAGCTGGTACTGCCTTTACTTTGTATGGGAATCCTTTATACAATAGGTGCAACTTTACACCTTCTGTTCATGTGTGAGGAGTTAGGACAAAAAGAAACATAAGAGTGCTGgtctgtgcttttattttaagaggAACTTGGAGGACTTGCAGCAGATCAAAGAGGAAAACTGGAGAATAGAATCAAAGAGcatttaattcattatttattataattttatgtGGCAATTTTTCTGGAATGTTTGTATGAAGGAACTGAgttaaaatgcatatttatgcTTTTGTGCTGGGGACATTACAGAGCATCTTAACTGATACAGTCACAGGTTGAAGGACTTTCTCAGGCAGAATGAAGCAGTGGTAGCAGGATGAAATCAAAGTACTTTGTATCTGGCCCAGTAGGTATCAGCGCAGATTATAGAAGTTGCTGAAGTAAAGAATAAAGGCACTCACAAATTCTATATGGCTGTGTTTCTAGCTTGcttaacttccttttttttcatgatcAGGGTGTTAAAACACTGTGTGTATGAGCACCCATCACCCAGACACCTGTACATATATGTTTGTATGTGTTTTTAGGTTTTATACGTTCATTTGCTCAGTTTGCAGTTCTGGACCAGAATACCTCAAACGTTTACCCTTGAGATGGTAagtatgaatttttaaaaaaaggatgaGTTGGATAcatgttctgcttttctttttgatgttCTGGTTCTCCTTGCTAAAAAGGAGATCTGCTTGTTAGCTTGAGCTGTTTCCTGAGTCAGTTTCCTGAGTCATTCTTGCTGTGTGTATGATAAGGGATAAATCTCTTTCAAAGTTTATCTGTAAGGGTAGAGATATATTGTGATTGCATGCTCTTGGGATTCAATCCTGGGATCATTCAGTGGAGTAACAAGCAGCTACTCACTTGTTGTGTATGTGAAGATTGTGATAtctaaattaaatgtttcttgCAGGTTTAGGATCCTGCTGTATTATCTAAGCCAAACATAGTGAGTACCAGAGCGCACATTCTGATAGATTTTATAATAGTTTCCTTGAATAGACTTAATGGAACTAGTCTGTAATAGAAATTATATCCAATTTTGTGGATATATACCTAGTGCTAACAGATACATGGTGGAAATTACCTTGTTAAATGTTAATTCACCAAAATACTTGTATGAATTCAGAACTGATACATTCAAGTAGGAATTCAGACTTACTTACATATCGCATGGTCCAGACCAGTTttggagtttaaaaaaataccatgaCAATGAGATGAGGCAGAAACGAAAGTGAGGTGCAAAACAGAAGGAATCActtgaaaagaaattgcagGAGACTTCACAGTGTTGTCTGGATTGAGTGTCTTAAGTTGGGCTTTGTGTTCCTCCACCTGTATAATGCTAATATCTTTTCTACTAAATTGTTTCAAAGGAAAGcaattggaagaaaaatacttgttttctctggtttttttattcaaatattcTAGGGTAGATATAGCACATCTATGCCTTTACAACCTAAGTGTTattcataaaaagaaatattttgattcgGAGCTTGAACTTATGGCCTACATTAATGAAAACTGGGATAGATTGCATCCTGGTGAGGTAAGTAAGTAGAATACCCTTTCTTGTTTCTAAATCACAGTGCATACATATGTCCTGAAAGTTGACAAACTGTGAACTGTTTTACGCTGGATAAATCCTTTAGTGCTTTAAAATCTGATAATCCCAAGTAatgacatatttttttatttccttgcagaAATAGAATGCTTTTTAAGTGgtgcatatttttttaaactgtaaaattTCTTCAAGTCATCTATGCAACTAATTACTTGCATGGTGACTTTCCATTACTTAGCTGTTTATTCTGTTGCATATCTACATTCTATTTTAGTTTCATGATTCTTTGGTTACTTTGATATTTTCATGTGCTCTGACCTGAAAATCTAAATGTAGAATTGAAGGCAAGAGTATATTGCATGTGAAGACCACATTCAGTGTCTCTAAGGCGTAACACATTGTTTGTGTTAAATATTCTActcaaaaatttcttctttccttcctaaTTCTTACAGTGGGGGTGGTCAGTTTGTGTCCAGTTCGTTTTTGATCCTTTTGCAGTTGGATTCAGCTACTTGtcaagacatttttattttagttcatTACTATACTAGTTATTTTCCCAGCTATTTGATTACTGAGAATTTATCTTAGCattaaagaaaatccatttaCTCAAGTTGATTGACTTCATATTTAACTAAGAGGACCAGTGTTGATCTTGGTTTCTGCATATGAGGTTAGATGCAAAAATTTATGACTTAAGTTCAAAGTGGCATACTGCTAGTAGAGTAAGTACTCTTTTTTGTGCATGAAAATTGTTTAgtgttttgaaggttttttaaatatatggCATATGATGTGTTGAAATTTTTTATCAGTACATTCTACTTTTATACTTCTCTTCAGTAAATTCATACAACTGTAGTCCATTTCTTATTAGCACTCACAATTTGAGAAGCAAGTGTATGTTCTTGgtttaaataaataactatttttcataaataatggaaaatagtCTAAACGTATGTGTTTTAAACTATCAGTGTCAATTGTTTGATAGAAAGTTAAGCAAACACTAAAGCATTACTAAAAATTAGTCATCAATACATATCTGATTTACTTTGCTATGTATGGCATCTTTTACCTAGTCACATAGAATCAATAAATGTGTCATATCAAGTATTGAGCTTTGAATTAAAAAAGGGCTACAAAGAATGTAATTTTCACACCATTTTTCCAATAGAATAAATTTTTTAGCGATCTTACTGTACAGCTTAAGAAGTATGTAAGCTGTATTGAATTTTGAAGTTGGTTTTTCTTAGTATTGAGGGAAATGTAGAAGAAAATTGTTTGTTCATTTAACATAATATTCCTTATATTTATATGAGGTCATGTGGATGGCTGGTCAGAGCAGTGGATGGGGAGAGTGGAGCTGTCATTGACTTGGAGCACATAAGTCATTTTGAAGAAGTTGAAGGGCTGCACTCCTCTCTGTGCTCTTCCCCTTTCTGCTTCCAATCCATCCATGCTCAGTCTGTGAAAAACATGTAACtaagggggaggaaggaaagggcaGATCCAAAATAACTAAACTCACTTCTTTAATTAGTATTTTCAATTCTTTAGTATTTCTACACCTTCAAGGGAACTATTAATTTGAAGTCTGAATGCTCCACTTTTAAAGGTCTAGATTTTGAATAAATTCATACAAGCTGTATTGAGGAAATTTAAATACCTTATTCTGAACAgattttaaatgtctttcaTGAAGTTGGCAAAAATTGGCTtgaaaaatctgattaaatTCAGTTAATTAGGGAAATGAGGGAAACAGAAATTAGTCACAGAAATAATTGACATGTACAATATAAtgattttaggggttttgtgATCTCCTTAAATTGCCACtgttaaaaatgacattttagtTTCCTTCTCCACCTATTTGTACTTGAGTAAGAGGAAAAGGCTTTTAGCTGTAAGACAGTAGTAAATGGTGGAGTTATCAGAACTCCTAAGCCAGTAATTTTTAACTTGTCATTATTTAGAAAGCAATAAATATGTGGCAATTTCCTGTAGTTTAGTGTTGCAAGACCTCTAGGTAGCAATGGATTGAACAGAATGCATATGGTGAAGATGGAAAACAAGTTGTTACTTTCTTTGGCTAAAACCTCTTGAACAACTCCATTAGTCTTGGTAGTCAGGTAAACTATCAGTCTTGCCCATGTTAAAAGGTTGGGGTTTATGAGTATATTTATTCACTTACTTTTAGCTGTTAGCACGTTGCATTCTTTgaccttttctctctgtcttctttGCTGAGGATtgtattctttaaaaattatctaatCCTgagttttttgttgggtttcttTGAGCTGTAAATGTTGTACAGTGTGGTCTTTAGTATTCATATTACAGTGAAGCTTATAAAATGCTGTCAGCTCTATAATTAAAGATAAATTTACAAATTTTGGCATAGCAACTGGAAATAAAGGTAGTTCTGCTGGAATTGAAAAGTTGAtagataaatataaatgtaaaccATCTAATTTTACATTCTGGTATATAAATGTTGTGTCCATGTGATAGTCACTACCATACTTGTTATACTTCTCTCTGTAATCAATTTGTGCAATTTTTCAGAGAGATGATTTCATGTTTTGAAAGCTTGATAGGGACTAGTTACTCCAGGCTTTGGTGAAAGGAGGGAGGTTAGATTGGGTCTTGGCTAAAGGGTCATGAAAATACATCTACTTGTTAGGGGTTTAATTCtaataatttttcagtgtgttttcctttcttttttgtacAAGTTGAATAGTATTAAAACATATGAATTGGGTCCTGTGGCAGGATTTTGccataattataataaataattaggTTGTTTTGTCTATATAGTTATCCTCTGTTTTGCAATCTCAATTAATTTAGGAGTATATACAGAAGATTTTTTGTTAGGAGTCCTGGGAGATTGCTCTCCCAAGCAATCCTAGCAAGACTCCCAAGATCCTAACAATCTAGTGTTATGTTCCCTCGTTATATGAAATgttttggagatatttttcttGTACTTCTTAAAAGTGAAACTCATTCCATGTCCTGGGCTTGATTCTGGCATTAATTCTGTGGATGTAAATCACAAAATATATGGGATTATGGTTAATATGCCAGCTAATATTTCCTTAATGTATTTCACATCCAAATCTATAGTTACAGTGACTAAGAGTATCTGGAATCTTTCTGTTACTAAAGAATTTGAGAggttaaataatttcttaatacTTTACAGCTGGCAGACACACCAAAATCTGAAAGATATGAGCATGTCCTGGAGGCATTAAATGATTACAAGACTATGTAAGTTATTGGTACTTGTTGTTTTAAATGTTGTTTGCCTGTTTAATCTGACTGAGGTTACAGTCTTTAGTCTGTGATAATCACTCTGGCTGTAGATAGCGttttaagttttaaataatgtttctaTTTCAAACTATAACATTACATAGCTATTTTGATTGTGACCCAGACCAAGAGAAAGAACTGTTTTAACTTCCACTTCACATTTTGTTTTTGAGAAGGAGGATTGCAATGGGGTGAAGAAGGGAATAAAGTagcatttaaatgaatattCTCTTTGCgtaattttgttttgcatgtaCCCTGCTATTGTAAAAGTTGTGTTCCCTGGGATCAGAATTTTAACAATTAATTTAACATCCATCTAGGTTTAtgtctggaaaagaaataaagaaaaagaagcatttgtTTGGCTTGAGAATTCGAGTTCCTCCTGTGCCACCGAATGCTGCTTTAAAGGCTGATAAAGAGCCAGAAGGAACTTCACATGAGTTCAAAATTAAAGGCAGAAAGTCATCTAAACCAATCCCTGATGTGAGGTAAAGTAACCCAGTCATTCTAGCTGTGTTGTGGTTAATTGGGGCTactttgggtatttttggtgCTAAAAAAAGGCCTTTTCTTTGtagaatgtttttttaaaaaattaattgtaaagGCAGATTATTTGTGAGAACAAGGTCTTAGAACAAATGTAGTTAACTTTCTATTAGGATTCTTCTAAAAAATCAACATGGAATTTAGCAGTAAGAGCAATAGAAAATATCCCAACTTTGCTGTCATTTGGGAAACAAAACCTTTTGCCTTACTGGATCTCTCAAGCAATAATCTAACTAGAATTCATAGGAGGTATGTTGTGAAATAGTAACTTGTATTGGTAAATGTGCCGTCTTTTTCACCAAGAATTGTCATATGAATAAATGATATTTAATACTTGTTCATTCCTCTTCAACATTTGGGGATCAGTAATGTCCCTAGAAATACATTGAATCTGTTATGTTACTATAAAGGCAAAACCAGCTTTTGTACCTGCGAATTTTGATTTGCCAGAATCACCTCATTTAATACAATGTTTTAGAAACAAGCATCTGATTGTTATTCATTGCCAAAGGAAAACATGTATTCAATGAAAACTAGCATCAGtaatacagaataaaatacaaattttcttCTAGGGAATTAAGTAATGGTAtagaaagaaaggggaaaaaaaaatcagtaggtCGTCCACCCGGTCCCTATACAAGAAAAATGATTCACAAAACTCCAGAGTCATCTCCTCTGGTAAGGATAtttcttcccccttcctcccttccttctaACTGCATCATAAATGTTGAAGAAAAACATAACAAGTTAACACGAATTTATATTCCCCCCCttgtttgcaaataaaataaatttaaaaaatttaagttGAAGTACCTTTTTCGTTCCCCCCTTAGGATAATGAACCAGTTCCAGTGATAGAGAACCCAGCCTTGGAATTACCCTGCACTGTTgggtaaataaaataaaaaaatccctcccaCGAAACATTGTAACACCATGTAATTTATCTGTTTGCTTCTGAAATGTCAGCTCAGTTTTTAAtgtaagattatttttttgcctGGCAAACCTGTTATCTTGCAAAACAGGAAATCTGATGGAACTGCACATTCATCCAATACCTCAGATGTGGAATCCACAGGTGCTGCCAGTATGAAAGAAACTACCTCATCTAACATTTCCAGACATTATAGGTAATTGCTCATTTACTCTATCTGCTATAAAGATCAAGATTTGCAGTGTATTAATTTTACTAAAATCTTCTCAGAGTAGAGCTCTAAATAGCATGgggaaacacaaagaaataggATGAATCAAAATTTGTCTTTAATAGTTCTGTTTACAACTCAGAGAGTGAGGATTTTTTGGTACTTGCTAACCAAAATATGTTATTTTGATATAAAATATGTGGCTAAGTGacatttactgaaaaaaattaaactgcaaaTGTTTGCTGAGCTTAGTTTTCTACTCGTGGTCACAAAACAACTGATGTACTCTGAATTAATTTtagcagcttttgtttttgtagGTTTGTGTGTTCATGTTATAAAATACTAAGTATGCTGTGATTTTCTACAGTCAATAGAGCATGAGAAAATTCTGGCACAgagtttataaataaattattaactGCAGTCAACTCTCCTGCAAGCAAAAAGTTTTCCCCTTCTCAAGCTCAGCAAatagaaatttctcttttattgacATACGTGGATTTTACTATTTTGTCTCCCCTTTCTGGTTCATGCTGTTGAATGCCTTCATGAGTCATTTTGTGTGCATTATtgataaaattttcaaatagcTCATGTTTAATTTAGAGTTCTGAAATTATTACCAGCTGTAAGTGTCATACTTACAGTTACCTATCTGTAGGCAATAAGTATTTTTTGAGtgaaaaacaacacaaattaTTACGTGAGTGGCATGGAAATAACTGATGGTACAGCATACATGTTGAATTCCCTTGGAGTTAatgctgtggggttttattttcaatagTTTGTCTGCATTCCCTTGGAGTTAatgctgtggggttttattttcaatagTTTATCTGACTCGAGAAAAAGGACTCGAACAGGAAGAACTTGGCCTGCTGCAATACCACATTTGAGGAGGAGAGGCCGCTTTCCACGAAAAGCACTCCAGACTCAAAATTCAGAAATTGTCAAAGATGATGAGAGCAAGGAAGATTACCAGTATGATGAACTCAATACAGAGATACTTAACAACTTAGCAGATCAGGAGTTACAGCTCAATCATCTGAAGAACTCCATCACTAGTTACTTTGGTGCAGCAGGTAGAATAGCTTGTGGGGAAAAGTACCGTGTGTTGGCTCGTCGGGTGACACTTGATGGAAAGGTGCAGTATCTGGTGGAGTGGGAAGGAGCAACTGCATCCTGACTGTAGGACTGAACATTATGTTCACTGCACTGTCATCTGTAAGTACAGTTCATAATGCAGAGCCACGAGAGAAATGGTCTTTAAAtgtgtttctaaaaaaaaaaaaacaaaaacaaaaccagtttaGCCTTAACATGTAATTGTTATCATTACAGCTCTTGTGATAAAGActtatctttttaaaatctgatctGAGACTTAAATTTTTTAATCTGAACATTGTTAGATTGTTTTAGGTCGGGATATTTTGGGTTACAATTGCTTAAAAATGTGCATGGTGTTTTAAAAAAGATGACATTTTCTAGAGAACATTCCATGGATACAGTTATTGTgatttagagaaaatattatgtaGATagcacaaatatttgaaaaatcttggtttgttttcttaCCCAAATGTTTGCAGAAATGTATTTCTATTTCAATACTTTCTAGATTTCATAAGTGCAGTGTATATAATGCCTACTGAAGACTGTAAAATACTGAAGTTTCTTTCAaacaaagtgtaaaaaaaaaaaaaaaaaatatattgagcCTGTAAATTGCTCTGTGACCAGACTTCATTGTCGTCTTAATATATTcagtgtgtgtgcgtgtgtgtgtgctgtaTACTGAGGTGTAtatgcacacacagccctggcgTGTATATAGAT
This Camarhynchus parvulus chromosome 8, STF_HiC, whole genome shotgun sequence DNA region includes the following protein-coding sequences:
- the MTF2 gene encoding metal-response element-binding transcription factor 2 isoform X1, encoding MRDSAAVGNSLVQKRSPSRRSHKSSASLAKLSVHDGQKAKKPLCKFEEGQDVLARWSDGLFYLGTIKKINKLKQNCFVIFEDSSKSWVLWKDIQTGATESGEMVCTICQEEYSEAPNEMVICDKCGQGYHQLCHTPNIDSSVIDSDDKWLCRQCVFATTTKRGGALKKGPNAKALQVMKQTLPYNATDLEWDAGHKTNVQQCYCYCGGPGDWYLKMLQCCKCKQWFHEACVQCLQKPMLFGDRFYTFICSVCSSGPEYLKRLPLRWVDIAHLCLYNLSVIHKKKYFDSELELMAYINENWDRLHPGELADTPKSERYEHVLEALNDYKTMFMSGKEIKKKKHLFGLRIRVPPVPPNAALKADKEPEGTSHEFKIKGRKSSKPIPDVRELSNGIERKGKKKSVGRPPGPYTRKMIHKTPESSPLDNEPVPVIENPALELPCTVGKSDGTAHSSNTSDVESTGAASMKETTSSNISRHYSLSDSRKRTRTGRTWPAAIPHLRRRGRFPRKALQTQNSEIVKDDESKEDYQYDELNTEILNNLADQELQLNHLKNSITSYFGAAGRIACGEKYRVLARRVTLDGKVQYLVEWEGATAS
- the MTF2 gene encoding metal-response element-binding transcription factor 2 isoform X2, giving the protein MVCTICQEEYSEAPNEMVICDKCGQGYHQLCHTPNIDSSVIDSDDKWLCRQCVFATTTKRGGALKKGPNAKALQVMKQTLPYNATDLEWDAGHKTNVQQCYCYCGGPGDWYLKMLQCCKCKQWFHEACVQCLQKPMLFGDRFYTFICSVCSSGPEYLKRLPLRWVDIAHLCLYNLSVIHKKKYFDSELELMAYINENWDRLHPGELADTPKSERYEHVLEALNDYKTMFMSGKEIKKKKHLFGLRIRVPPVPPNAALKADKEPEGTSHEFKIKGRKSSKPIPDVRELSNGIERKGKKKSVGRPPGPYTRKMIHKTPESSPLDNEPVPVIENPALELPCTVGKSDGTAHSSNTSDVESTGAASMKETTSSNISRHYSLSDSRKRTRTGRTWPAAIPHLRRRGRFPRKALQTQNSEIVKDDESKEDYQYDELNTEILNNLADQELQLNHLKNSITSYFGAAGRIACGEKYRVLARRVTLDGKVQYLVEWEGATAS